In Ovis canadensis isolate MfBH-ARS-UI-01 breed Bighorn chromosome 3, ARS-UI_OviCan_v2, whole genome shotgun sequence, one DNA window encodes the following:
- the SMIM45 gene encoding small integral membrane protein 45, which translates to MPHFLDWFVPVYLFISVLILVGFGACIYYFEPGLQEAHKWRMQRPLVDRDFRKTLMVRDNLAFGGPEV; encoded by the coding sequence ATGCCGCACTTCCTGGACTGGTTCGTGCCTGTTTACCTGTTCATCTCTGTGCTCATCCTGGTGGGCTTCGGAGCCTGCATCTACTACTTCGAGCCCGGCTTGCAGGAAGCGCACAAGTGGCGCATGCAGCGCCCCCTGGTGGACCGCGACTTCCGCAAGACGCTGATGGTCCGCGACAACCTGGCCTTTGGGGGCCCCGAGGTCTGA